A DNA window from Streptomyces sp. B21-083 contains the following coding sequences:
- a CDS encoding FKBP-type peptidyl-prolyl cis-trans isomerase, producing the protein MNYNTKRRMVALLAVPALLFTAAACGSDDKKKDEAVVGGVAEVKGKVGEKPEISVPKGDKPAGKTVVKTVSEGSGSPIKASDFVRLDWTVEKWGGTEELGGTWAAAADGATARRQSVEQIGKQSQQLPEKVLNAVKGEKPGSRILVQGTAGDLIGQNLNTSAGLAATDVLIWVVDAVGAGTIDAKAEAKGEQAASEAGLPKVEAPSQKAAVITIPKGAKAPKALEQQVLIKGSGKKVEAGQGLVAQYTGVKWEDGKKFDSSWDHGGATAFQIGTGSVVAGWDKGLVGKNVGDRVLLVIPPSLGYGASPDSELAKNTLVFVVDILGAV; encoded by the coding sequence CATGGTCGCGCTGCTGGCCGTTCCCGCCCTTTTGTTCACCGCCGCCGCGTGCGGATCGGACGATAAGAAGAAGGACGAGGCGGTGGTGGGCGGCGTCGCTGAGGTCAAGGGGAAGGTCGGGGAGAAGCCCGAGATCTCGGTGCCAAAGGGCGACAAGCCGGCTGGGAAGACCGTGGTCAAGACGGTTTCGGAGGGCAGTGGAAGTCCGATCAAGGCCTCCGACTTCGTCCGGCTGGACTGGACCGTCGAGAAGTGGGGTGGCACTGAGGAACTCGGTGGCACCTGGGCCGCTGCGGCAGACGGCGCGACGGCCCGACGGCAGTCCGTCGAGCAGATCGGCAAGCAGAGCCAGCAGTTGCCCGAGAAGGTCCTCAACGCGGTGAAGGGCGAGAAGCCCGGCAGCCGGATCCTGGTGCAGGGCACCGCGGGTGACCTGATCGGCCAGAACCTGAACACTTCCGCCGGGCTCGCCGCGACGGACGTGCTGATCTGGGTGGTCGACGCGGTCGGTGCCGGCACCATCGACGCCAAGGCCGAGGCCAAGGGCGAGCAGGCGGCCTCCGAGGCGGGCCTGCCCAAGGTCGAGGCCCCGTCGCAGAAGGCGGCGGTCATCACCATCCCCAAGGGAGCCAAGGCTCCCAAAGCCCTTGAGCAGCAGGTGCTGATCAAGGGCAGCGGCAAGAAGGTCGAGGCCGGGCAGGGGCTCGTCGCCCAGTACACCGGGGTCAAGTGGGAGGACGGGAAGAAATTCGACTCCTCCTGGGACCACGGTGGCGCCACCGCCTTCCAGATCGGCACCGGCTCGGTGGTGGCAGGCTGGGACAAGGGACTCGTCGGCAAGAACGTGGGCGACCGGGTGCTCCTGGTGATTCCGCCCTCCCTCGGTTACGGCGCGAGCCCCGACAGTGAGCTGGCCAAGAACACGCTGGTCTTCGTTGTGGACATCCTTGGCGCCGTCTGA